AAGGTCGCTGAAAGGCTACGCGGCGGCGACGCGGACGAACGCGAGGGCGACACCGTAGGCGGCGAGAGCGGCGGCGACGGAGCCGAACACGAGGGCCGCGGTCGCGCCCGCGGCGGCGATACGGTCGAGTCCGGTTCCCACCCCGAGAACTCGGAGTGCGGCCGGATCCACGGTCGCGACGGTCGCCTCGATACCGACGGGGACCGCCTGCACGGCGAGCGCGAGAGCGACCGCGACGGCGACGACGAGCGGAAGTCGACGGTGCAGTTCGCGGACCACGTTGGGACGGACGGCGGCCACGGGGCGACGTGCGGCGCCGGCGCGGGGCGTGCCGCCGGGGCGGTCCGACCGGCCGCCGGTTCCGGCGCCGTCGCGACGAGCATTCGTGAGCGTTCGCACGCCGATCCCGTGCGAACGGTTCGCGGGGGAGTCGTACTCGGTTGGGTTCTCCGCGTTCGGGGGCGCTCCGGACATTCGGGGCGTTTGGCCCCCTCACCGGTGAAAAACGTTCGCGTCGCCGACGGCGGTCGCGTCCCGTGACGACCCCGGGGACTACTCGCCGGCGACGAGGACGACGGCGACCATCGCGAACCCGACGCCGAGGAGCTTCCGAGCGGTGACGGGCTCGTCGAGGAGGACGACGCCGACCGCCGAGGAGGCGACGAAGAACATCGCGAAAATGGGCGCGACGATCGACACCCGGCCGACCGCCAGCGCGCGGTAGTACGCGAGGATGCCGACCGCGAGACAGGCGCCCGCTCCGAGCACGTAGCGCATCCGCGGGTCCGCGAGGTGCTCGACGACGCCGTCGCCGGTGAAGCCGATGACGGCGAGCGTCGCGACCACGAGCACCGAGTTGGCGACGAACGCGGCGACCGTGCTCGGGATGGCGCCCTCGCCGGCGGTCGCCAGTCGCATCAGCGGCGCGACGAACGAGTACGCCGCCAGCGCCACCACCGACCAGGCGATGTAGTTCATACCCGTTCGTGGGGGCTGTGGGGTTTGAGCGATCCGAATCCGAACGGACGCCTCGGCGTCGACCCGTCCGTGTGTCTCGGCGTCGACCCGTCCGTGTGTCTCGGCGTCGACCCGGCCGTGTGGTGTGTTCGCTGATATCGCACCGGGCGAAACCGCTTTTGCCGGGCGAACGAGTCGGGGAGTATGGACGAGGCTACCCGATCCCTGATAGACGCGCTCGTCGCCGACGCCCGCGAGTCCACCGCCGACCTGGCCCGCCAGACCGGCCTGGACGAGGCGGCCGTCGAGGAGAAGATCGCCGAGCTGGAGGCGTCGGGGGCCCTGCGCGGTTACACCGCCGTCGTCGACTGGGAGGCCACCGACGAGGAGCGAGTCAGCGCCGTCATCGAGGTGAACGTCGAGCTCGACCGCGAGACCGACTACGACGACGTGGCCCGCCGCATCGCGGAGTCGCCGGCGGTCGACTCGCTGCGGCTGATGTCGGGCGATTACGACTTCGCGGTCAACGTCTCCGGCTCGTCGATGGGCGACGTGTCGCGGTTCGTCTCCGAGGAGGTGGCGCCGCTGCCGGCGGTGACGAAGACGGTCACCCACTACGTGATGGAGACGTTCAAGGAGCGGGGGATCCGCTTCACCGACCACGACGACGACGACCGGCTCTCCGTGACGCCATGAACGGGAACGACGACCGAGCCGAGACCGACGGCGGCACCGCGGAGGGCTCCGCGCGGACGGAGGGCGGACCCTCTCGCTTCGCGCCAGCCGACCGCGTCGAGTCGGTGCCGCCGTCGGGGATCCGCGAGTTCTTCGAGGTCGCGGAGAACCGCGACGACGTGATCTCGCTGGGCGTCGGCGAGCCCGACTTCACCGCGCCGTGGGCCGCGCGCTCGGCGGCGATCGACTCGCTGGAGCGCGGCCGCACCAGCTACACCGCCAACCGGGGGATGCTCGACCTCCGGGAGGCGATCGCCGGGCGCGTCACCCGCTACGGCCAGTCGTACGACCCCGACACGGAGATCCTCGTCACGACGGGCGCCTCCGAGGCTGTCGACCTGGCGTTCCGGGCGTTCGTGAACCCCGGCGACACGGTCGCGCTCCCGACGCCGACGTACGTCTCCTACGAGCCGGGCGTGCGCTTCGCGGGCGGGGAGCCGCTCCCGGTGCACACCCACCACGAGGACGACTGGGCGCTCACGCCCGAGGCGCTCCTAGAGGCGGGCGCCGACGAGGCCGACGTGCTCGTGCTGTGTTACCCGAACAACCCCACGGGCGCGACGATGGACGCCGACGAGATGGACGCCGTCGCCGACTTCTGTCGCGAGCACGACCTGCTCGTGATCGCCGACGAGATCTACGCCGCGCTGACCTACGAAGGGGACCACCAGTCGATCGCCACCCGACCGGGGATGCGCGAGCGCACGGTCGTCATCAACGGCTTCTCGAAGGCGTACGCGATGACCGGCCTCCGGCTGGGGTACGCGATGGGCCCCGAGACGGCCATCGACGCGATGACGAAGGTCCACCAGTACGCGATGCTGTCGGCGCCGACGACCGCCCAGCACGCCGCGCTGGCGGCCATCGAACGGTGCGACGACGAGGTCGAGCGGATGCGCCGCGAGTACGACCGACGCCGGCGCTACGTCGTCTCGCGGCTGCGCGAGCTCGGCATCGACGTGGCGGAGCCGGGCGGTGCCTTCTACGCGTTCCCCCGCGTCGCCGACGTCGCACCCGAGGGCGACGCCCGCGCGTTCGCGACCGAGCTGCTGGAGGCGGAGGGGGTCGCGGCCGTCCCCGGCACGGCCTTCGGCGCCGGCGGCGAGGGCCACATCCGCATCTCGTATGCGACCGGACTCGACGACCTCAAGGAGGCGATGGCGCGGCTGGAGCGGTTCCTCTCCTGACGACCCGTCTCGCGGCGACTTGCCTCCTGACGACTCGTCACCCGGCGCCCGTCCCTCGACGACCAGTTTCCCGACTACCTGCTCGTGACCGCGGCGCAGTCGCTGTCTCTCGGTGTCGCTGTTCTCTCGGTATCGGGAAACCGCGTCGTCGCGGCGGCTCGGACTCCCTCAGATGTCCTCGAACTCGTCGTCGTCGAACAGGTCGCCGTCCGCGTCGGCGTCGGCGCCGTCGAGGTCGCGGAAGGCCCGCTCGAACTCGTCGTCACCGAAGCCGGCGACGTCCTCGTCGAGCTCCTCGCGCAGGGTGGCCGCCCGCCGTTCGAGCGTCTCGTACTCCGCGGACTCCTCGAGCGCGGCGCGGCCCTTCTCTGCTTCGAGCACGGCCATCTTCGACGTGACGGAGAAGAACTCCTGGACCCGCGAGTCGTACGTCGACCGGGTGTACAGTCCCTCGACGGTCTCCAGCAGCGACTCCCGGGTGACCGGCTTGACGAGGTAGTCGTCGAACCCCATCTCGATGATGTCGAAGTCCGGCTCGACGGCGGTGACCATCGCGACGCGTGCGTCGATGCCGCGGTCGCGCGCCTCATCGAGCACCTCGTCGCCCGACAGGCCCGGCATCCGCCGGTCGAGGAGGATCACGTCGACGGCGTCGTCGAGCTCGTCGAGGGCCGCCTGCCCGCCGTATGCGGTCCGGACCTCGTAGTCGCCGCCGAGCCACGCCGCGTACAGGTCCGCGAGGTCGGGCTCGTCCTCGACCACGAGGACGACCGGCCGCTCCTCGGCCGATCCCGGCTCCGTCGTGTCCGTGTTCTCACTCATGCTGTCTCCTCTCTCCCGTCCGTCCGCCGGCGACCGACGAACCGTTACCAAGCGTCCCCGTTCCGCATGCCGGCCCGGCCACTCCCGATCGGGCGAGCGTTCGAGCGTACCGACGCCGTCCGGCCATCGATTGGTGTTGTCACCGCCGGGTACTTAACCGTATGCGATGCGGGAGGCCCCTGCCGAAAACGGGTGGGTCGGGTGACGATCTCGCGTCACGCCTGCTGTTGTGCCCCACTATCCGCGGTGGCCACCAACCACCGACGGGTCGTACGTCGGGCGCCATCGAAAGGCTACCGGCCGAGGAAGCCGATATGGCCGAACACAGCTACTGGAACGCATCCGGTCCCGAGCACGCGCTCGATCCGGCGAGCCCGTCACTCCGGACTGTAGTTCGGCGCCTCGTCGGTGATCGTCACGTCGTGGGGGTGGCCCTCGGTCTGGCCGGCCTGGGAGACGCGGACGAACTCCGCGCGCTCCTTGAAGCCGGGGAGCGTCTCGGCGCCGACGTAGCCCATGCCCGAGCGCATGCCGCCGACGAGCTGGTGCAGCTCCGAGGAGAGCGACCCCTTGTACGGCGTCGCCGCCTCGACCCCCTCGGGGACGAACTCCTCGTCCTCCTCGGCGTCCTTGAGGTAGCGGTCGCCGCCGCCCTCCGACATCGCGCCGACCGACCCCATGCCGCGGTACTGCTTGTACCGCTTGCCGTTCATCGTGATGACGCGGCCGGGCGCCTCGTCGGTGCCGGCGAAGTACGAGCCGAGCATGACGGCGTCGGCGCCGGCGGCGATCGCCTTGATCGCGTCGCCGGAGTAGCGGATCCCGCCGTCCGCGATGACGGGCACGTCGTGGCGCTGGGCCACGTCGGCCACCTGCGCGACGGCCGTGATCTGGGGCATCCCCGCGCCGCTCACGACGCGCGTGGTGCAGATCGAGCCGGGGCCGATGCCGACCTTCAGGCCGTCGGCGAAGTCGACGGCGGCCTCGGCGGCCTCGCGGGTGCCGATGTTGCCGACGACCACGTCGGCGTCGACCTCGCCCTTGATCGCGCGGGCGGAGTCGAGGACGTTCAGGTTGTGCGCGTGCGCGCAGTCGATGAACAGCACGTCCGCGCCGGCCTCGTCGGCGGCGACGGCGCGCTCCTCCTCGAAGGGGCCGACGGCGACGCCGACGAGCAGCGAGCCCGACTCGTCGCGGGCGGCGTCGGTGTGCTCGCGGCGCGCGAGGGTGCCCTGCATCGTCACCAGGCCGACGAGGCGGTCCTCGTCGTCGACGACGGGGACGCGCTCGATCTTGTGGTCGTACATGAGCTCCAGCGCCTCGCGGGCGTCGACGTCCTCGGGCGCGGTGATGACCTCGTCGGTCATCGCCTCGCGGACGGCGTCGGACTCGCCGACCTCCAGGTACGGCCGGATGTCGGTGCCCGAGATGATGCCGAGCACGGCGTCGTCGTCGTCGACGACGGGGGCGCCGGAGACGCCCTCGTGTTCCATCATCGCGTCGACCTCGCGGACGGTCTGGTCGGGGGAGGCGGTGACGACGTTCTCGCGTCGGATCACGAGTTCGTCGGCGCGCTTGACGCGCTCGACCTCCGCGGCCGTCTCCTCGACGGTCATGTTGCGGTGGAGCACGCCGAGCCCGCCCTCGCGAGCCATCGCGATAGCCATCTCCGACTCGGTGACGGTGTCCATCGCCGCCGAGAGGACGGGGGTAGTTAGCTCGACGTTGGTGGACACCCGCGTGGACACGTCGGCCTCGTCGGGCTCGACCCGGCTCTCCTTGGGACGCAAGAGAACGTCGTCGAACGTCAGCGCTTCCGGTACCTCCAGCTTGTGTGAGAACGGACTTCCGTCGGACCCGTCGTTCGCCATATCAACGGTGTTCGGGGACACCGCAAAAACGTTGCGAGAACCGGGTGGCTTGGACAGTAAGTAACACACGGACGTGTACAGATCCCGCCGGATTCTCCCCGTCGCGGCGGACGGACGTGCACTGAGATGCATATCCACGCGTGTCGATCCACGGGGACCGACCTCGGGCGCGAGGCGGACGGCGTCGCCAGGAGTCGTACGGCGTCGATGGGGCCCGCCAGCCGGTCGATGGGAGTCGCACTGGGGTCGAAGTTGTCCGCAAGAATTGCACGAGGGAGCATCCGATCCCGAGGGTGTAACGGGGATATCGGCTGGTTGCCGATGAACCGTAGCACTAGTATTTAAAGAACGGTGAGAGACCGTTCGCACCGTGTGGGCACGTCCCACGCAACGATTAAGTCTCACCTACGATACAGTGGGAGTATGGACTTCGAGTCCCGCTTTGGAACGGGTATCGTCGGCCGGGTGAGCGACAACGCTGCACTCCCGACATTTATCCCGTTCAAACGCGGGCTCGACTGGTGCACAGGGGAACGCCTCGCGCGTTGCTCCGCCCGAGCGTCCGTCAGCTCCGGTTCGTCACCAGACTCCCATCCGGTCGTGGGTTATGCCGGGTCGTATCGCTGAGCCGTGAGTACCTCAGCACACCCGATCGCGCTCCGTCTGGAGCGGCGCGTCGGCGGCGCCACCCGACTGCTCGCGACCGTCATGGCGCTGCCGCTTATCGACGGCATCTTCCCCGCGCTCGTCATCGCGGGCGCGCTCACCGTCCCGTTCGGCATCATCGAGACCGGGCTGCTCATCTTCGGCGGCTCGGCCACGATGGCGGTCGTGCTCGCCGAGATGGACGGAACCCCCCGCGAGAAGGCGGCCTCCATCCTCCTGCTGGGCGCCGTCATCGTCCCCGTGGCGATGGCGGAGGCGGCGCTGGCGGAGACGATCCAGAGCCTGCTGAACCCCGACGTGTTCCACCGCTTCGCCGGCCTGGTGATCCTCGCGATCGCCGCCAAGACCGCCAGCGCGGAGATCGGCGAATACCTCCCAAGCCCCGGCGCGATCATCGGGCTCGGGTTGCTCGCGTCGTTCCAGCCGGCCGGCGCGGAGCTGATGGTCTCGCTGAACCCCGACCTGCTCGCTCGCGCCGGCGCGGCCGCCGGCGTCGGCGTCGCGTTCGCGCTGTCGATCGCGCTGGCGGGCGACCACCTGCGCGGACGCGTCGACATCGACCGCTTCCGCTTCGGCTCGTCGGTCGCGCTGGGGATCCTCTCGCTGTCGGTGCTGGGGCTGCTCCCGACCGAGCAGCCCGTCGCGCTCGGCGTGCTCGTCGTCACCGGGCTGTTCGCGTACGACCCGAACTCCGACGACGAGGGCGTCGCCGACGAGAATGCCGACGGTCCCGACGCCGGCGCGGCGGCGGTCGACGCCGTCCCGGAGCCGACCCACGGGGGCGCGGTCACCACCGACGGCGGCGACGAGATCGACGCCGACGCGGCCGAGGACGCGGCCGACGAGGGGTCCGAGTCCGACGCCGGCGTCGCCTTCGGCAGTTCGCCGACGGCGCCGGCGGCGGGGATCGACCCCGTCGACTCCGCGGGCGACGCCGACGGGGCGGACGACGCCTCCGACGACGACTCCGACGACGAGCCCTCCCGCGAACCCTGGCTGTGAGCCGGCGCCGCGTCGGCTGACCGGACGGGATCAGTCGCGGGCCGTCCCGTTCGGACCGCGAGTTTTTACCCGATCGGCCGCAGACGCCGGAGCATGAGCAATCGCGTCGTCGAGGGACGGATGGTCACGCCGGAGAAGCTCGCCGAGCTGGTCGAGGGCGACTCCGTGATGGACGCCGAGCCGATCGAGGACGCCGACCGCGAGTGCCCCGAGTGCGGCGGCGACGTGATCTCGGTGGGCTACATGCCGAGCGTGATGGAGTTCGTGACGGCGTACAAGTGTCAGGAGTGCCCGTGGGGCGAGACCGACCGCGAATAGCGGATCCGATCGAAATCCCTTTACGGCGCTCCGGGATAGTGAGGAGTGCACGGGGTCGTGGCCAAGCCCGGTATGGCGACTGACTCCAGAGGCAACGCGCCCGGTGACGAACTCCAGACTGATATACCGAGCGTCCGACTGATCATCGGACGCGACGACGACCCTCTGGAGTACCGAGGTGCCGACCGGAGATATCAGTCGATCGGGGGTTCAAATCCCTCCGACCCCATTCCATACAAAACAATAGCGGAGGCTCTTGCCACTACGTACCTGAGGGAACCGTCGTCGCGGACCGGAGGTGGTGTGCGTCAGTCTCGGTTCCGACGCTCGCGAACCGACGGCCGAGCCGGTGCTGTGTGAGTTCTGTGGCTTCGAGATCGAGTACGTCGGTCAGGAGTGTCCCGCGCTCGACGACGGAAGGTGTCAGTCGTGAGCGCCGACGACGGCGTCACCGGGTGCGACGATCCTCGCGACCACCTCGTCGGCACGCACGTCGACCAGTTCGCTTCAGTCATCGGCGGGTACCTCCGGCCCCTGGCGGGGCAGGCCGCCGCCGAGTACGTCGCTGACGTTTTGGGTCCAGCTCGGTGGCGAAGTCCTCGTGCGAGTCGGCGACGCTGGATACCCCACGTTCGAGGACCTCGGCCTCGAACGTGGGCTCACGTTTGGACGCCATCGAAATATATAGTACTAGACACACCACATACCTGAGAACACGGTTCGGTGAAAGTGAAGTTCGGAGCGTAGAACTAACCGAAGCACTTTCATTGTAAGGATTGTAAGGATTGCACGAGCGTATGTCGAAGGCTAACAAGCGAATCCCGGTAACCGAGGAGCGGTGGCGGGAACTCAACGAGCTGAAGGAAGCGGGCGAGACGTACGACGATCTGCTCGAAGACCTCATCCAGGAACACCAACGTCACAAACTGGCCGAGAAGACCCGCGCAGTCCGTGAAGCCGACGGCGACGACCTGACCTCGCTCGATGAGTTATGAGGTCCTCCTGGCGGACGATGCACGAGAATATCTCGTCAGTTTGGACGACAAGAGCCAACGAATTCTGAAAGAGAATCTCCGGAAGTTAGCGGACGATCCGTATCCACGGCCCGGTTCAGGGTTCGGAGATACGGAAAAGTTGGTCGTCGACAGCGAGGAGATCTATCGACTCCACATCGGGCGAACTCATACGGCCTTCTATGATATTCTAGAGGACGACCAGGAGGTTCGCATCGTCGATATCATGGACATCGACGAGGCGCACAAGCGGTACGGATACTAGGCGGGTTCGAGTGAACCAGTTGGCCAGCCTACCCAGAAACTACTCCGTCGTCTCCGGGGCGTCCTCGGGTCCCGTCGCGACGGCGGGGTCGGAGCGAGCCGCGTCGAGGTTCTGCTCGCGCTCCTCGCGGATCGCCGCCACCTCGCTGGGGTGCTCGTGGTAGTACGCGAGCGCCCGGTAGACATCGGCCACGTCGAGATCGTGGCGGTCGGCGACCGCCCGGGGTTCGAGCCCGCGGCCCTCCACGCGCTCGTACACGAACAGCACGCTGATGCGCGTTCCGTCGATCCGTGGGTCGCCGCCGAGCACGTCCTCGGTTCGGACGATCCGAGGGGCGTCTCCGCCGTTCGACGAAGTCGTCTCGCTCACACTCGGTCGTTCGTCGTCATAGAGTAAAGTCTCTCCCCCGAGATATCGTCCATGTCAAAGGGGGGTTCTAGCGAGACAGGAGTTGGGAATGCGAACCCCTCGCTGAGGATGAGTTGGAGGAACTTCTGGCGGCTGCGCGACTAGTTCGGGCACCACGTCAATTACGGCGCGACTCTGCAGACCGTGACGAATCGGGTGAAGCGCGTCGCGGCGGCGACGGAGATCCGCTAGAAGATCACGCCGCACGTGCTGCGGCACACCTAAGTGACGCTTATCGCCGCGCGCGGTGCGACACCGCAGTACATTCGGCAGACGTTGGGTCAAGCTGATTTGTCGAGCGCGAACGACTACCTGCAGTACGCGGGGACGCAGTTGGACGCTAAGGCGGGGGAATTGTGATGAGTTGCTCGATTTAAGTATACTTGGTTTATTAATCGGAATCAGATCCCGGCTATAAGAACTCACGATGCCTCTCATCGGTGTTTTCTTCTAAACGGTCTCGATGAGGGCCATCCATTCGCTGACTATCAACTGCCTCTATTTGAGTGCCATATTCCATCGATGCCTCCAATAATGTTCTTCCTTTGATGGGTAAAGCGAGGTCCGCAAATTCTTGAGAATAGGGCTCTTCATCAATATCTTCGTAATGAATAGTCATTTTGAGTCGAAGCCATTCTTTCCCAGCCTCGGCCAACTGCCCGGTTGCATGAACAAACGCTGCGGGCACATCATCATGATCACCCTGATATTCTCGGCGTGAACGAATGTAGAGTGCGCTTGTCAAGCTGAATACCTCCTCAGAGGTCTCTGGCTTTATGTAACAATTCGGACTTCGAACTGCGGGTCCACTTCCCGCACCTTCCTTTCTCGGAACCCATCTAGTTGGTCTGGTATAGATGTCTTCTTCAGGTGCCGACTTCCAGTCTAATACCGGCTCCAGTTCAATCTCAACATTTCTCGCAGCCCCTTTACCCACGTTGCTAAGAATGATGCAAAAATCATCATGTTCACCGGTCCCGATGTGGTCAATTTCCAGTAGCGGTTTATGTTGTAATTGTTGAAGTTCATTTTGATTTTCCATTAATTTTCTTTGAGTGTTCTGGATTGATGCCTGTTTATCATACAATAACACCAAAAGAGCGGATAGAATAATCGATCCGACTGCTCCCAACACTTGAGCGATTTCGGGAAGATTATATGGGGATGATATTTCGATCATATTTGTGATCATACTATATTCTAAATATGAAAATGTCGACAAACAGAGAATACATACCACAGATGCAATCAATAGAGACTTTCTAATTCCAATTATTGAATTTTCAGTTTCGTGTCTTTCATTCATTCAATGGCTAAATGGCGTGTGACATGACTTCAGTTTGTGGATTGAAACTCAAACGTAGAAAGGCTCAGAACTTGGTGGATGTAACCACGTTTCCACTCGAGACAGATACCGAGGGCAGGTACTTGCTCGGGTCTTCCATCACCCGAACCCCGCGTACCAACCCGGACGAATCCGCCCACTCAGCCGAATCCCCGGAACGGGCCGACGGTGATCAGCGTCCAACTCACCAGCGAAAGCGAGCAGTCCCCGCGACGAAATGACCCACTCGTGCACAAATCCCTCACACTTCCCCCTGCTAAATAAACTCAACTACGCCCGATCCAATCCCCCTCACTCATGCGCCTCGGGCGGCGCAACCCGCTCCATCGCGGCCTCGAAGTCGCTCATTGTCACCGACAGCGCGTCGGCGTGGTCGTTCGCCTCCTCGCCGAACTCGTCGGCGACGCGCTCGACCGCCCGCATCGTCGCCTCCCGCACGACCGCCGTGAGTTCCGCGCCGGAGTATCCCTCGGTGTGGTCGGCCACGCTCTCCAGGTCCACGTCCTCGGCAAGCGGCGTGCGCTCGGTGTGGACCGCGAGGATCTTCCGGCGCCCCTCCACGTCCGGCAGGGGCACCTCGACGTGGCTCTCCAGGCGGCCGGGGCGCACGAGGGCGTCGTCGAGCGCCTCCCGGCGGTTCGTCGCCGCGATGACCGCGAGGTTCGGGTTGCTGCTGGCGCGGTCCAGCTCGGTGAGCAGCTGCGAGACGACGCGCTCGCCGACGCCCGAGGAGTCGCCCATGCCGTCGCGGTCGGTCGCGATGGCGTCGATCTCGTCGAAGAAGATGATACTGGGCGCCGCCTGTCTGGCGCGCTCGAACACCTCCCGCACCGCCTTCTCGGACTCGCCGACGTAGCGGTCGAGCAGCTCCGGGCCGGCCACCTCGATGAAGTTCACCTCCGACTCGCCGGCGATGGCGCGCGCGAGCAGCGTCTTCCCGGTCCCGGGCGGGCCGTACAGCAGGACCCCCGTCGGGGGGTCGGCGCCGGCGGCGTCGAACAGCGGCGCGTACGTGAGCGGCCAGGTGACCGCGCGTTCGAGCGTCTTCTTCGCCTCCGTCAGCCCGCCCACGTCGTCGAAGGTCGTGTCGGGCTGTTCGGCGACGTACTCGCGCATGGCGGAGGGCTCGACCGCCGCCAGCGCCGACTCGAAGTCCGCCCGGGTCACCTCCACGGTCGCGAGGTCGACCTCGCTGTCGGCGTGGCGGGCGCGCCGCAGCGCGGTCAGCGCCGCCTCTGTCGTCAGCGAGTCGATGTCGGCGCCGACGAAGCCGTAGGTCCGCGCGGCGAGGCGGGCGACCTCCACGTCGTCGGCGAGCGGCATCCGACGGGTGTGCACCTCCAGGATCTCGCGGCGGCCGGCCTCGCCCGGCACGCCGATCTCGATCTCGCGGTCGAAGCGCCCCCCACGCCGGAGGGCGGGGTCGATCGAGTCGACGCGGTTGGTCGCGCCGATGACGATCACGTCCTCGCGGGCGTCGAGCCCGTCCATCAGCGAGAGCAGTTGGCCCACGATCCGATTTTCCATGTCGCCGCCGTCCTCGCGCTGGCCGGCGATGGAGTCGATCTCGTCGAAGAAGATTATCGCCGGCGCCGACTCGTCGGCCTCCGCGAAGATCTCCCGGAGCTTCTCCTCGCTTTCGCCCTTGTACTTCGAGGTGATCTCCGGGCCGGACACCGAGATGAACGTGGCGTCGACCTCGTTGGCGACGGCCTTCGCGATCAGCGTCTTCCCGGTCCCCGGCGGCCCGTGCAGGAGAACGCCCTTCGGGGGGTCGATGCCGAGGCGGGCGAACACCTCCGGCTCAGACAGCGGGAGCTCGATCGTCTCGCGCACCAGATCGAGCTCGTCGTCGAGCCCGCCGATGTCCTCGTAGGTGACGCCGCCGGCGGGCGGCGCCGACCCCGGGTCGCCGGGGGCGGGGGACCCCGCGCCGTCGCCTCCGCCCGCGCCGGCGTCGGCCCTGTCGCGTCGGTCGCGCGTCGGCAGATCCAGCGACGCGCCCGTGCCGGACGTGGAAGTGTTCACGCCGTCGTCCGCCCCGTCGCCATCCTCGCCCCCGTCGGCGTCGGCGGCGTCGCCGGCGCCCGTTTCACCGGGGTCGCGCCGTTCGACGACGACCCTCGTGCCGTCGTGGATCTTCACCGGGCCCTCGGGACGGGTCGCGCGGACGACGAACACGTTGCCGCCGAGATGCGGGATCCGCACCTGCTCGCCCGCGCTGACGGGGCGGCCGTCGAGGTCGCGCTTGGCCGCCCGCGCCAGCGTCGCGTCGTCTATGTCGACGCCGTCGAGCGCCGCGGGCGCCGTCAGCGTGACGGCGTCGGCCTCGCCGACGCGCTCCTTGTGGACGCGCACGCGCTCGCCGATCTTGGCGCCGGCGTTGGCGCGGGTCTCGCCGTCGACGAGGATCTCGCCGTCCTCGGCGCCGGTCCCCGCGGGCCACACCTTCGCCGCGGTCTCGCGCTCGCCGGCGATCACGACCGTCTCCCCGGACAACACGCCGAGTCGGCTCATCGTCGCGTCGGACAGGCGCGCGATGCCGCGGCCGGCGTCGCGCTTGGCCGCGCCGCGGACCGTCAGCGCGACCTCCTCGTCGTCGCTCATGTCACCGGGTTTGGAGGGCGGGGGCTTACCGCTTTCCACGTCCGGTCCGTCGACGGTCCGCCACCGCGACGGTCCGCCCGGGGAGAACCGCACCCGAACGGTCATGCCTCCGGCGACGGAACGGGCGGCCGTGTTCGCCGCGCCCTCCTGTCCGA
This genomic stretch from Halobaculum roseum harbors:
- a CDS encoding DUF5794 domain-containing protein — its product is MSTSAHPIALRLERRVGGATRLLATVMALPLIDGIFPALVIAGALTVPFGIIETGLLIFGGSATMAVVLAEMDGTPREKAASILLLGAVIVPVAMAEAALAETIQSLLNPDVFHRFAGLVILAIAAKTASAEIGEYLPSPGAIIGLGLLASFQPAGAELMVSLNPDLLARAGAAAGVGVAFALSIALAGDHLRGRVDIDRFRFGSSVALGILSLSVLGLLPTEQPVALGVLVVTGLFAYDPNSDDEGVADENADGPDAGAAAVDAVPEPTHGGAVTTDGGDEIDADAAEDAADEGSESDAGVAFGSSPTAPAAGIDPVDSAGDADGADDASDDDSDDEPSREPWL
- a CDS encoding type II toxin-antitoxin system RelE family toxin; amino-acid sequence: MSYEVLLADDAREYLVSLDDKSQRILKENLRKLADDPYPRPGSGFGDTEKLVVDSEEIYRLHIGRTHTAFYDILEDDQEVRIVDIMDIDEAHKRYGY
- a CDS encoding response regulator transcription factor, translating into MSENTDTTEPGSAEERPVVLVVEDEPDLADLYAAWLGGDYEVRTAYGGQAALDELDDAVDVILLDRRMPGLSGDEVLDEARDRGIDARVAMVTAVEPDFDIIEMGFDDYLVKPVTRESLLETVEGLYTRSTYDSRVQEFFSVTSKMAVLEAEKGRAALEESAEYETLERRAATLREELDEDVAGFGDDEFERAFRDLDGADADADGDLFDDDEFEDI
- a CDS encoding DUF5795 family protein; amino-acid sequence: MSNRVVEGRMVTPEKLAELVEGDSVMDAEPIEDADRECPECGGDVISVGYMPSVMEFVTAYKCQECPWGETDRE
- a CDS encoding DUF433 domain-containing protein, whose translation is MSETTSSNGGDAPRIVRTEDVLGGDPRIDGTRISVLFVYERVEGRGLEPRAVADRHDLDVADVYRALAYYHEHPSEVAAIREEREQNLDAARSDPAVATGPEDAPETTE
- the guaB gene encoding IMP dehydrogenase — its product is MANDGSDGSPFSHKLEVPEALTFDDVLLRPKESRVEPDEADVSTRVSTNVELTTPVLSAAMDTVTESEMAIAMAREGGLGVLHRNMTVEETAAEVERVKRADELVIRRENVVTASPDQTVREVDAMMEHEGVSGAPVVDDDDAVLGIISGTDIRPYLEVGESDAVREAMTDEVITAPEDVDAREALELMYDHKIERVPVVDDEDRLVGLVTMQGTLARREHTDAARDESGSLLVGVAVGPFEEERAVAADEAGADVLFIDCAHAHNLNVLDSARAIKGEVDADVVVGNIGTREAAEAAVDFADGLKVGIGPGSICTTRVVSGAGMPQITAVAQVADVAQRHDVPVIADGGIRYSGDAIKAIAAGADAVMLGSYFAGTDEAPGRVITMNGKRYKQYRGMGSVGAMSEGGGDRYLKDAEEDEEFVPEGVEAATPYKGSLSSELHQLVGGMRSGMGYVGAETLPGFKERAEFVRVSQAGQTEGHPHDVTITDEAPNYSPE
- a CDS encoding Lrp/AsnC family transcriptional regulator, encoding MDEATRSLIDALVADARESTADLARQTGLDEAAVEEKIAELEASGALRGYTAVVDWEATDEERVSAVIEVNVELDRETDYDDVARRIAESPAVDSLRLMSGDYDFAVNVSGSSMGDVSRFVSEEVAPLPAVTKTVTHYVMETFKERGIRFTDHDDDDRLSVTP
- a CDS encoding pyridoxal phosphate-dependent aminotransferase; translation: MNGNDDRAETDGGTAEGSARTEGGPSRFAPADRVESVPPSGIREFFEVAENRDDVISLGVGEPDFTAPWAARSAAIDSLERGRTSYTANRGMLDLREAIAGRVTRYGQSYDPDTEILVTTGASEAVDLAFRAFVNPGDTVALPTPTYVSYEPGVRFAGGEPLPVHTHHEDDWALTPEALLEAGADEADVLVLCYPNNPTGATMDADEMDAVADFCREHDLLVIADEIYAALTYEGDHQSIATRPGMRERTVVINGFSKAYAMTGLRLGYAMGPETAIDAMTKVHQYAMLSAPTTAQHAALAAIERCDDEVERMRREYDRRRRYVVSRLRELGIDVAEPGGAFYAFPRVADVAPEGDARAFATELLEAEGVAAVPGTAFGAGGEGHIRISYATGLDDLKEAMARLERFLS
- a CDS encoding EamA family transporter: MNYIAWSVVALAAYSFVAPLMRLATAGEGAIPSTVAAFVANSVLVVATLAVIGFTGDGVVEHLADPRMRYVLGAGACLAVGILAYYRALAVGRVSIVAPIFAMFFVASSAVGVVLLDEPVTARKLLGVGFAMVAVVLVAGE